A section of the Polyangium spumosum genome encodes:
- a CDS encoding tetratricopeptide repeat protein: protein MRRSPLRWLAIAPVVACLFVTPVALGAGPAKPTPEQRQARALFDQGLALSDEGKWAEALEVFRKSDDLVPSISVRFNIAASLRALGRYVEARDSLDGAIADAESNKTPIKPALKTEIDKLREDVAAKIVRIELRKSPADADVNLDGSPVKLAGDGRVELDPGKHVFVISAKGHDTTTLTKTLSQEDSVLVLTAPRSAVVEAPKEKPFYKRGWFWGTVGAVVAGGVAVTVIVVATRPDATPAAAPPTSTVDRVFPAVVRF, encoded by the coding sequence ATGCGTCGTTCGCCGCTGCGATGGCTCGCCATCGCCCCCGTCGTCGCTTGCCTCTTCGTCACGCCCGTCGCGCTCGGCGCGGGCCCGGCCAAACCCACGCCCGAGCAGCGCCAGGCGCGCGCCCTCTTCGACCAGGGCCTCGCGCTCAGCGACGAGGGCAAGTGGGCCGAGGCGCTCGAGGTCTTCCGCAAGTCCGACGATCTCGTCCCCTCGATCAGCGTGCGCTTCAACATCGCCGCCTCGCTCCGCGCGCTCGGCCGCTACGTCGAGGCGCGCGACAGCCTCGACGGCGCGATCGCCGACGCCGAGTCGAACAAGACGCCCATCAAGCCCGCGCTCAAGACGGAGATCGACAAGCTGCGTGAAGACGTCGCGGCGAAGATCGTGCGCATCGAGCTCCGGAAGAGCCCCGCGGACGCCGACGTGAACCTCGACGGCAGCCCCGTGAAGCTCGCGGGCGACGGCCGCGTCGAGCTCGACCCGGGCAAGCACGTCTTCGTGATCAGCGCCAAGGGCCACGACACGACCACCCTCACGAAGACGCTCTCGCAGGAGGACAGCGTCCTCGTGCTCACGGCGCCGCGCTCCGCGGTCGTGGAGGCGCCCAAGGAGAAGCCCTTCTACAAGCGCGGCTGGTTCTGGGGCACCGTCGGCGCCGTCGTCGCGGGTGGCGTCGCGGTCACCGTCATCGTGGTGGCCACGCGCCCCGACGCGACGCCCGCGGCTGCGCCTCCGACGAGCACCGTCGATCGTGTCTTCCCTGCGGTCGTGAGGTTTTGA